A single Bos mutus isolate GX-2022 chromosome 25, NWIPB_WYAK_1.1, whole genome shotgun sequence DNA region contains:
- the COX19 gene encoding cytochrome c oxidase assembly protein COX19: protein MSTAMNFGSKSFQPRPPDKGSFPLDHFGECKSFKEKFMKCLRDNNFENALCRNESKEYLECRMERQLMAQEPLEKLGFGDLIDGKSDKN, encoded by the exons ATGTCGACAGCTATGAACTTCGGGTCCAAGAGTTTCCAGCCGCGTCCCCCGGACAAGGGCAGCTTCCCGCTCGATCACTTCG GTGAATGTAAAAGCTTTAAAGAGAAATTCATGAAGTGTCTCCGGgacaataattttgaaaatgctttGTGCAGAAATGAATCAAAAGAGTATCTGGAGTGCAGGATGGAAAG GCAACTGATGGCACAGGAACCCCTGGAAAAGCTGGGATTTGGAGATTTGATTGATGGGAAGTCAGACAAAAACTGA